From Bradyrhizobium sp. 4:
GATTGCAAGGTTCGCGATAGTGATGACGAAACAGTGGATCAGCATACCGTAAGCCCTGTGCAAAAAAGCGGGCTTCGTGCCCCAAACCTTCATTGGGAACGCGTGTGCGCGGATCTCATTATGGCCTGCCTGCAACAGCAGTCCACTTGCGAGAGGCCGCATATATTCCAGCAACTGGAATCGTCATTCAGGAGAACTGATAAAGAAGGTGTCGCCAGTCTGGCGTCTGACGACTATCCGACACTGTTCTGTCGCCTTTGTTGGTCCGCGACACTGGCCTAGTTCGCGAGCTCTTGTCTGGCCTCAGGCTAATCCGCTGAAAGCAATCACAATCTTTTCCTTCTGCTGGGTCGGCCAAATTGGCACGAGTTTTGAAGCTCCTTCGTTGCGAGCCGGGAGCCGCCGACCGACCTTCATTTCGTGAATGACACCGCGATCGATGGAACGAAGAAAGAAAAGCAAAATGTCAAATCCGCATCAGACAGCATTCTATGGGAAGGGGGCCTCGGCGAAATCGCCCCGATGTTCTCAGCAGTTTGCCCGAGCGCCTGGCGCGCGCCGGTCGGATCAGCCAGCCAACAGGTAAGGAAGATGGACGTGCAAGAAACCACGGCAGCATGCCGGGACGCCTTCGCCGAACTGGCGTCGCCAGCGCGCACCCACGACCCGTATCCGTTTATGCGGTGGTTGCGCGAGCACGATCCGGTGCATCGCGCGGCGTCGGGCCTCTTTCTATTGAGCCGCCACGCCGATATTTACTGGGCGCTCAAGGCCACGGGCGATGCGTTTCGGGCACCAGCGCCGGGCGAACTGGCGCGCTATTTTCCGCGTGCGGCGACCAGCCGGTCACTCAATCTGCTGGCGTCTACAATAGCGATGAAGGACCCACCGGCGCATACGCGTCTGCGCCGGCTGATCTCGCGCGATTTCACCATGCGCCAGATCGAGAACCTGCGGCCGAGCATCGCGCGCATCGTCGCAGCGCGCCTGGACGGCATGGCGCCCGCGCTGGAGCGCGGGGAGCCGGTGGACCTGCATCGGGAATTCGCGCTGGCCTTACCCATGCTGGTCTTGGCCGAACTGTTCGGCATGCCCCAGGACGACATGTTCGGGCTCGCCGCCGTCATCGACCCCATTCTGAAAGGCCTGGGCCCGCACGCCAGCGACCCCCAGCTCGCCGCGGCGGACGCGGCCAGCGCCAGGGTGCAGGCCTACTTCGGGGACCTCATACAGCGTAAGCGCACCGATCCCCGCCACGACGTCGTGTCGATGCTGGTCGGCGCACACGACGACGATGCCGACACGCTGTCGGATGCGGAGTTGATCAGCATGCTTTGGGGCATGCTGCTGGGCGGCTTCTCAACCACTGCTGCGACCATCGACCATGCGGTGTTGGCGATGCTAGCGTATCCCGAACAGCGGCACTGGCTTGAGGGAGACGCCGTGGGGGTGCAGGCATTCGTCGAAGAAGTCCTGCGCCGCGATTCGCCCGTCATGTTCAGCACCACTATGCGGATCGCCCAGCGCGACATCGAATTGGGCGGCGTGGTGATCCCGAAGAACGCGGACGTGCGCGTGCTGATCGCGGCCGGCAATCGCGACCCGGACGCCTTCGCCGATCCCGACCGCTTTGATCCCGCGCGGTTCTACGGCACCAGTCCCGGCATGTCGACGGACGGAAAGATCATGCTGAGCTTCGGCCACGGCATCCGCTTCTGCGTCGGTGCGCAACTGGCCAGGGTGCAGTTGGCCGAGAGCCTGCCGCGGATCCAGGCGCGCTTCCCCACGCTGGCATTGGCCGAGCCGCCGACCCGGGAGCCCTCCGAGTTCCTTAGGACGTTCCGCGCGCTGCCGGTGCGGCTGCGTGGGCAGGGGGGCTGAGATGCGCGTCGTGGTCGACCAGGGTCTGTGCGCAACGACCGGGCAGTGCGTGCTGACGCTGCCGGGCGCCTTTCGCCAGCGCGAACCGGACGGCGTGGCCGAAGTGTGCGTGGCGACGGTCCCGCAGGCGCTACACGCCGCCGTGCGGCTCGCGGCCAGCCAATGCCCAGTCGCCGCCATTCGGGTCATCGAAAGCGACGTTGGCGATGATGAGCGCGCCAGCGCCGACCCTGCGCCTTCTCCGGGAGAGGCCGAGCGGCATGCCGCGAAAGAACAACGCAATCCAGGAGGACACGATGGCGCGGTTTGAAGGCAAGGTGGCCGTGGTGACCGGCGCTGGCGCCGGCATCGGCAAGGCAGCGCCCTCGCCATCGCGCGCGAGGGCGGCAGAGTGGTGGTGGCCCACATTGATGGCTCGGCGGGCATCGCCTGCACCGCGCAGATCGCGGCCGAAGCGGGCCACGCGGCTGGCCGTGGCCACGGACATCGCGGACGCGCAGTCGGTGGCAGCGCTGCTCGAAACGGCGGAGCGGCACTTCGGTGGGGTTGACCTGCTGGTGAACAACGCGAGCGACATGCATCTGACCCCGCGCCACTGCGCGATCGTCGACCTGGACCTGGCCGTCTCGGATGAGACCATGGCGACCAATCTGCGCGGCACGCTGCTCTGCTGCCCGCAGGCCATATCGCTCGCGGCGGTGGCGCGATCGTCAACATGGGGTCGTGGCAGGGGCTCAGCGCTGACCCCGCGCAGACGTCCTACGCCGCGTCGAAGGCGGCGATGAAAATGCTGTGGGCCTCGCTCGCCACCCAGTACGGTCATGCGCAGATCCGCTGGAACGCGATTGCGCCGGGTCTCGTCATGACCGAGCGTCTCCTCGCCAAGCTGGATGAGTGCATGCAGCGGCATCTGCGGCGGCACCAGCTCCTGCCGCGCGTCGGCTGCGCCGAGGGACGTGGCCGCGCTGGGGGCATTCCTGCTCTACGACGATGCTGCGTTCATCACCGGCCGGGTCGTGTGCATCGACGGCGGCATGCTGGGGCATGTGCCGACGTACGCCGAGCGTGGCAACAGCCGCGCCGCGCGGCCTGCCGGCACACCGCCGAAGCGGCCGCGGCGCCGCGCTGCTGACGGACATGCTGCTCAACCCGCTGGACCGTCGGCACCGGCTGCGGCACAACATCCCGGTCGTGCCCGGCGCTTTCCCCCTGGTGGGGCATCTTCCCGCCATCGTCTGCGACCTGCCGCGCCTGCTGCGGCGCGCGGAAGGGATGCTGGGCAGCCACTTCTGGCTGGATTTCGGCCCTGCCGGACACATGATGACCTGCGTGGATCCGGATGCGTTCGCACTGCTCCGGCACAAGGACGTGTCCTCGGCGCTCATCGAAGAGATCGCGCCCGAATTGCTTGGCGGAACGTTGGTTACCCAGGACGGCGGCGCGCACCGGCAGGCGCGCGATGCGATCAAGGCGGCGTTCTTGCCCAAGGGGCTGACCCAGGCCGGCATCGGCGACCTGTTCGTGCCCGTCATCCGAGCGCGGGTGCAGGCGTGGCGCGACCGCGGCGACGTAACTATCCTGCGCGAAACCGGCGACCTGATGCTCAAGCTGATCTTCAGCCTCTTGGGAATCGCCGCGCAGGACCTGCCGGAATGGCATCGCAAGTACCGGCAACTGGTGCAGTTGATCGTCGCGCCCCCGGTCGACCTGCCCGGACTGCCCTTGCGGCGCGGCCGCGCC
This genomic window contains:
- a CDS encoding cytochrome P450, which translates into the protein MDVQETTAACRDAFAELASPARTHDPYPFMRWLREHDPVHRAASGLFLLSRHADIYWALKATGDAFRAPAPGELARYFPRAATSRSLNLLASTIAMKDPPAHTRLRRLISRDFTMRQIENLRPSIARIVAARLDGMAPALERGEPVDLHREFALALPMLVLAELFGMPQDDMFGLAAVIDPILKGLGPHASDPQLAAADAASARVQAYFGDLIQRKRTDPRHDVVSMLVGAHDDDADTLSDAELISMLWGMLLGGFSTTAATIDHAVLAMLAYPEQRHWLEGDAVGVQAFVEEVLRRDSPVMFSTTMRIAQRDIELGGVVIPKNADVRVLIAAGNRDPDAFADPDRFDPARFYGTSPGMSTDGKIMLSFGHGIRFCVGAQLARVQLAESLPRIQARFPTLALAEPPTREPSEFLRTFRALPVRLRGQGG
- a CDS encoding ferredoxin gives rise to the protein MRVVVDQGLCATTGQCVLTLPGAFRQREPDGVAEVCVATVPQALHAAVRLAASQCPVAAIRVIESDVGDDERASADPAPSPGEAERHAAKEQRNPGGHDGAV